The following are from one region of the Vibrio parahaemolyticus genome:
- the murP gene encoding PTS N-acetylmuramic acid transporter subunit IIBC: protein MAKITSNTVSQLLSAVGGSSNVSKCGNCMTRLRLSLANNGLADQSVIKQIPGVMGVVESDEQFQIILGPGKAQHAAEMMNQLIDSLTSGDSEEPDMPQQDLSAVAAEQKKQMKSKQTSAVQRFLSKFATIFTPLIPGFIAAGLLLGFATLLEQMFVLDQTPSQFMLDLIAYMKVFGKGLFAFLSILIGYNAQQAFGGSGVNGAILASLFVLGYNPEATSGIYSGMNEFFGFAIDPRGNIIGVLLAAIIGAQVERKVRQYMPDDLDMILTSVITLLIMGAVTFLIIMPIGGELFKGMSWLFLNLNDNPLGAAILAGLFLISVVFGIHQGFVPVYFALMEAQGFNSLFPILAMAGGGQVGASMALYFKAKKDALLRTQVKGAIIPGLLGIGEPLIYGVTLPRVKPFVTACIGGAAGGFFIGLVSYLGLPVGLNTVFGPSGIVAIPLMTSENGIFPGMMVFVAGLLISYIVGFLATYFFGCKDVDLS from the coding sequence ATGGCAAAAATAACTTCAAACACAGTATCGCAGTTGCTGTCCGCAGTGGGTGGCAGCAGCAACGTAAGCAAATGTGGTAACTGTATGACGCGTTTGCGTTTATCGCTCGCCAACAATGGTTTGGCTGATCAGTCAGTTATCAAGCAAATTCCCGGCGTAATGGGTGTGGTGGAAAGCGATGAGCAGTTTCAGATCATTCTCGGTCCCGGAAAAGCTCAACATGCGGCTGAGATGATGAATCAATTGATCGACAGCTTAACCTCTGGTGACAGTGAAGAACCAGATATGCCACAACAAGATCTTTCTGCCGTCGCGGCCGAGCAGAAAAAACAGATGAAGAGTAAACAAACCAGTGCGGTTCAGCGTTTTTTAAGCAAGTTTGCTACCATCTTTACGCCGTTGATCCCTGGCTTTATTGCCGCTGGTTTGTTGCTAGGTTTTGCGACGTTATTGGAACAGATGTTTGTTCTCGACCAGACACCAAGCCAGTTTATGTTGGATTTGATCGCCTACATGAAAGTCTTTGGTAAGGGTCTGTTTGCTTTCCTAAGTATTCTGATTGGTTACAACGCGCAGCAAGCGTTTGGCGGCTCTGGTGTTAATGGTGCCATTCTCGCCTCTTTGTTTGTGCTGGGTTACAACCCAGAGGCTACATCCGGCATTTATTCTGGCATGAACGAGTTTTTCGGCTTTGCGATTGATCCGCGCGGCAACATTATCGGCGTACTTTTGGCGGCGATCATCGGTGCGCAAGTCGAGCGTAAGGTTCGTCAATACATGCCAGATGATCTGGACATGATCTTAACGTCCGTTATCACTCTGTTGATCATGGGCGCGGTAACCTTCTTGATCATCATGCCAATCGGCGGCGAGCTGTTTAAAGGGATGTCTTGGTTGTTCCTCAACTTGAACGATAACCCATTAGGCGCTGCAATCTTGGCAGGTTTGTTCTTAATTTCTGTGGTATTTGGCATCCACCAGGGTTTTGTTCCAGTGTACTTTGCATTGATGGAAGCACAGGGCTTTAACTCGCTATTCCCTATCCTGGCGATGGCTGGTGGCGGTCAGGTTGGCGCGTCAATGGCGCTGTATTTCAAAGCCAAAAAAGACGCTCTACTGCGCACTCAAGTTAAAGGCGCTATTATTCCGGGCCTTCTAGGCATTGGCGAACCATTGATTTACGGCGTGACATTACCACGCGTAAAACCATTCGTTACCGCTTGTATTGGCGGCGCTGCGGGCGGCTTCTTTATCGGTTTAGTTTCTTACCTTGGCTTACCAGTTGGTCTTAATACGGTGTTTGGCCCGTCCGGTATCGTGGCGATTCCTCTCATGACATCAGAAAATGGCATCTTCCCGGGCATGATGGTGTTTGTTGCTGGCCTGCTTATCTCTTACATCGTTGGCTTCCTCGCGACTTACTTCTTTGGCTGCAAAGACGTCGATTTAAGCTAA
- a CDS encoding porin produces the protein MKKHILTLLIPTLMASNAMAAQLYQAEDGSVLNIYSRLGFNVTSKNDEHGDANGEFDGRIGLNGSQTINEYASIIGQAQYQVGAAEYANQVNDKPSLTARYVWAGIDAKDYGRITGGRVASGLIMFTDIGDVFASSDVSMARQANKVDKTATQVFRQDGTLQYQNSLGNFDFSVAYILGNNTSELDYGYNAALRYTLDMGNLGTLAPVVAMQKNKGDARENNDTDYTFWGAGTRYYLGDLMLGALYSEDELEGYYSQTSTDKVMELTAVYSVNDKWALRAGYRSLENSEGDELELKDTTLEVQYKLTPRSSIYTNYVDRNGSRGYSNGQEVSFGGAHADESYYHLGLRYEL, from the coding sequence ATGAAAAAGCACATTTTGACTCTACTTATCCCAACATTGATGGCATCAAACGCAATGGCAGCGCAGCTGTATCAAGCGGAAGATGGGTCAGTTTTAAATATTTACTCTCGTCTTGGTTTCAATGTCACCAGTAAAAATGATGAGCACGGCGATGCAAATGGCGAGTTTGATGGCCGTATTGGTTTAAACGGTTCACAAACCATCAACGAGTACGCGTCGATCATCGGCCAAGCGCAATACCAAGTGGGTGCCGCTGAATACGCAAACCAAGTAAACGACAAACCGTCTCTGACCGCACGTTATGTATGGGCAGGTATTGATGCGAAAGATTATGGTCGCATTACTGGTGGTCGCGTGGCATCTGGATTGATTATGTTTACCGACATTGGTGATGTGTTCGCCTCTTCCGATGTTTCTATGGCGCGCCAAGCGAACAAAGTCGACAAAACCGCGACGCAAGTTTTCCGTCAAGATGGCACGCTGCAATACCAAAACAGCCTAGGTAATTTCGACTTTTCTGTCGCGTACATTTTAGGAAATAACACTTCTGAGCTCGACTACGGTTACAACGCTGCACTGCGTTATACGCTAGACATGGGGAATTTGGGTACCTTGGCACCAGTGGTGGCGATGCAGAAAAATAAAGGTGATGCACGTGAAAACAACGACACCGATTACACATTCTGGGGCGCAGGTACACGTTACTACCTAGGAGATTTGATGTTGGGTGCGTTGTACTCGGAAGATGAACTAGAGGGCTATTACTCGCAAACCAGTACCGACAAAGTGATGGAATTGACGGCGGTTTACAGTGTAAATGACAAATGGGCACTGCGTGCTGGTTATCGTTCTTTAGAAAACAGTGAGGGTGACGAGCTAGAGCTGAAAGATACAACGCTAGAAGTGCAATACAAACTGACGCCTCGTTCTTCTATCTACACAAACTACGTTGATCGTAACGGTTCGCGTGGCTACAGCAATGGACAAGAAGTCTCGTTTGGCGGTGCGCACGCAGACGAAAGCTACTACCACTTAGGTCTGCGTTACGAGCTGTAA